A region of Ignatzschineria larvae DSM 13226 DNA encodes the following proteins:
- a CDS encoding cytochrome c, which yields MKISKLTQLITGTALIGLSTLSLSFAQANNGLDSALIKKGEQISIAGDCVACHTTSPDKPYAGGLVFAMPMGEIISTNITPSKEFGIGNWSLEEFANAVRKGVRPDGSHLYPAMPYTAFATVTDEDIKALYTYFMQQVEPIEEAPTQVTKLKFPFNLPGAMTVWNSLFANNKPFAPDPNLSEIENRGKYLVDGLMHCSTCHTPRNQMLAEDYSQYLSGGDAGGWHAPNITSDKISGIGSWSFDELFTYLKTGKAEGKSSAAGPMAEAIDKSFSLMTDSDLEAVVAYLQKTPAISNKAQQAPAYSFKGEKVIWTDYENYPSTDNQSEANRDHSTLDGAILYNQACSSCHGINGEGSLDHHTPALTHNSTVGRSDRTNLVMKIMQGVMREDGKTHEVTTLMPAFAEEYTEIYSWLNNAQIASVANYVTEKFGDGKATLSENDVVVIAQGGESPFLIRYASLLAIAGFIVAALVILYILKLIFFRKK from the coding sequence ATGAAAATTTCAAAACTGACACAACTGATAACCGGTACCGCTCTCATTGGCTTATCAACACTGAGTCTCTCTTTTGCTCAAGCCAATAATGGGCTTGATTCTGCGCTCATCAAAAAAGGGGAACAGATCTCTATCGCCGGTGACTGCGTCGCTTGCCATACAACATCTCCCGATAAGCCCTATGCTGGCGGTCTTGTTTTTGCAATGCCAATGGGTGAAATTATCTCTACCAATATCACACCATCCAAAGAATTTGGGATTGGTAATTGGTCATTAGAGGAATTTGCTAATGCTGTTCGTAAAGGTGTTCGCCCTGATGGTAGTCATCTCTATCCGGCAATGCCCTACACTGCATTTGCAACCGTGACAGATGAAGATATTAAAGCACTTTATACTTACTTTATGCAGCAAGTAGAGCCTATTGAGGAAGCACCGACTCAAGTCACGAAACTTAAGTTTCCATTCAATCTTCCAGGAGCAATGACTGTTTGGAATAGCTTATTTGCCAACAATAAACCTTTTGCACCGGATCCAAATCTTTCAGAAATAGAAAATCGTGGTAAATATCTTGTTGATGGCTTAATGCATTGCTCTACTTGTCATACTCCACGCAATCAGATGTTAGCAGAGGATTACAGCCAATATCTATCAGGTGGAGATGCAGGTGGTTGGCATGCGCCTAATATTACCTCTGATAAAATCTCAGGAATTGGTAGCTGGAGTTTTGATGAACTCTTTACTTATCTCAAAACAGGGAAAGCTGAGGGGAAATCATCGGCGGCCGGCCCTATGGCAGAAGCCATTGATAAGAGTTTCTCTCTTATGACTGATAGCGACCTAGAGGCAGTTGTGGCCTATTTACAAAAAACACCTGCGATCTCAAATAAAGCACAACAAGCTCCGGCATATAGCTTTAAGGGAGAGAAAGTTATTTGGACGGATTATGAGAACTATCCTTCAACGGACAATCAATCAGAGGCTAATAGAGATCACTCCACCTTAGACGGTGCAATTCTCTATAACCAAGCGTGTTCAAGCTGCCATGGCATTAATGGAGAAGGTTCATTAGATCATCATACGCCTGCACTGACACATAACAGTACCGTTGGACGTTCAGACCGTACCAACCTTGTCATGAAAATTATGCAAGGGGTCATGCGCGAAGATGGAAAAACCCATGAAGTGACAACACTCATGCCAGCATTTGCAGAGGAATATACAGAAATCTATTCATGGCTCAATAATGCCCAAATTGCCTCTGTTGCAAATTACGTGACAGAAAAATTTGGGGATGGGAAAGCAACCCTCTCTGAAAATGATGTGGTTGTGATCGCTCAAGGTGGTGAGTCACCATTCTTAATTCGATACGCTTCATTATTAGCCATTGCTGGTTTTATTGTAGCGGCACTAGTGATTTTGTATATTTTAAAGCTAATATTTTTTAGAAAAAAATAA
- a CDS encoding sugar dehydrogenase complex small subunit → MNQYIPNDPSRRKFLMSGCAVSALMLISPLSFAQNLVHQEADLKLANFLTNKQLDPQLVARAFDALSKVSSTFKTDAAELSAYIQDKGFSSIDTLKNDPLFKQRYVNTARDIISTFYLGYAGTPIQQRAHDGVEFVTYTEIETYKLTQKYTPIPGYSHWTTNYWATLPKA, encoded by the coding sequence ATGAATCAATATATTCCAAACGATCCTTCCCGCCGGAAATTTTTGATGAGTGGCTGTGCAGTTTCTGCATTAATGTTAATAAGCCCTCTATCCTTCGCCCAAAATCTTGTCCATCAAGAGGCAGATCTCAAGCTCGCTAACTTCCTCACTAATAAACAACTCGATCCTCAATTGGTCGCTCGAGCCTTTGATGCTCTCTCAAAAGTCAGCAGTACTTTCAAAACAGATGCGGCAGAGCTTTCAGCTTATATTCAAGATAAAGGTTTTTCTAGTATCGATACTTTAAAAAATGACCCGCTATTTAAGCAGCGTTATGTAAACACTGCAAGAGATATTATCTCAACTTTCTATTTAGGATATGCCGGCACCCCTATTCAACAACGGGCCCATGATGGTGTCGAGTTCGTCACTTATACCGAAATTGAAACCTATAAGCTAACGCAGAAGTATACCCCCATTCCCGGCTACTCCCATTGGACGACCAATTATTGGGCAACATTGCCTAAAGCTTAA
- a CDS encoding ankyrin repeat domain-containing protein, giving the protein MKKLGIKSIVATTLMSLMLTANAQEVTTAVEVIEVAPTALEAQAGSFRYTLEEMQDIASDTKLKHRVFYTTPSTGPDAKWFDAVKQGDLETVKAMVANGQDIEAKDVGSLDQTALGWAAFIGYEDMVDFLLANDANLWATDKGDVYHTLKSAVLGKNVNIVKKLHEALKDQYDINDTSYEDDGESLVMVAASNNRLDVVQYLIDQGADLNKVTSETNPARPSYNQSALSYACQNGHQEMQQLLIKNGAINHRTGDASCQAQ; this is encoded by the coding sequence ATGAAAAAACTAGGAATAAAGAGTATTGTAGCGACTACATTAATGTCGTTAATGTTAACGGCTAATGCGCAGGAAGTAACGACAGCAGTAGAAGTTATTGAAGTGGCACCGACGGCACTTGAAGCGCAAGCGGGGAGTTTTCGCTATACTTTAGAAGAGATGCAAGATATTGCGAGCGATACGAAATTAAAACATCGCGTATTCTATACAACGCCATCAACAGGGCCTGATGCGAAGTGGTTTGATGCGGTGAAGCAGGGCGATCTTGAAACAGTGAAGGCAATGGTTGCCAATGGGCAAGATATTGAGGCGAAAGATGTGGGAAGCCTTGATCAAACGGCACTTGGTTGGGCCGCATTTATTGGTTATGAAGATATGGTGGATTTCCTATTAGCGAATGATGCGAATCTTTGGGCGACCGATAAAGGCGATGTCTACCATACGCTTAAATCAGCGGTATTAGGGAAAAATGTCAATATCGTGAAAAAGCTACACGAAGCATTGAAAGATCAATATGATATTAATGATACCTCTTATGAAGATGATGGTGAATCATTAGTGATGGTGGCGGCGAGCAATAACCGGTTAGATGTGGTGCAATATCTCATCGATCAAGGGGCTGATCTCAATAAAGTGACTAGTGAAACAAACCCCGCGCGGCCCTCTTATAATCAGAGTGCATTAAGCTATGCATGTCAAAATGGTCATCAAGAGATGCAACAACTCTTAATTAAAAATGGTGCGATTAATCATCGTACCGGCGATGCCTCTTGCCAAGCGCAATGA
- a CDS encoding decarboxylase, which translates to MEQQPQASRIEPEDSAFAVGMIRPDLWRQLLETVQQWQHQTITNEAVLREFAKLANLETFYAFPGAKLLAQIEEAIEEDDSELAETLISEVSLAILTRDYKSEDYTPNEFQLHSEERERKKQGHHNRPYFEVLVVASNQHRYAESLLEDFMEQRRNEDDFIYEIVYVESYQDAYSAVILNGNINSVIIYDNIDYEAKHPVPFLLPALTHLDGQVDQTDEAHLALQLVDTLSHYRPELDLYLVSDRYSEEVSSDERAQQIRRIIYASEDVLDLHLSILEGIRDRYQTPFFDNLKEYTKRPISTFHALPIARGKSIFNSDWISDMGEFYGKNLFLAESSATTGGLDSLLEPTGNIKIAQEKAARAFGADHCYFVTNGTSTSNKIVLMAIAKPGDIIVVDRNCHKSHHYAMVLGGLKPYYVEAYPMREYSMYGAVPLIEIKRALLNLKREGKLDRVKAVDLTNCTFDGHVYNTRRVMEECLAIKPDLVFLWDEAWFGFAHWSPFLRPRTAMGAAEDIEYWLQTAEAEESYQAQQLQLGENPNEEVLLNTRLIPNPKQVKIRVYQTNSTHKSLSALRQASMILVKDVQFYAIEPQLKEAIFTHATTSPNQQIIATLDLARRQMELEGYRLVSNALQIALDIRTQIANHPVIAKYFSILTPAEMIPPTLRSTGYEDYFATKDNWHSLAQSIAEDEFFLDPTRMTLVCGRAGLNGTEFKNLLADRFNIQVNKTSRNSILIQSNINNTRSDVAHLINVLLTISLEIEEQIRHSGPDFVALFEEKVASLMEDVPDLPNFSHFASQYRKDVAGAVAVEGDIRTAFFASWDAEQCDYIKLCSEECDQRLINGPEMISAKMVIPYPPGFPILVPGQVITQDAIDFMRKLDVKEIHGYDEARVLQLIQAYHKVD; encoded by the coding sequence ATGGAACAGCAACCTCAAGCATCTCGTATAGAACCTGAAGATTCGGCTTTTGCCGTAGGGATGATTCGCCCAGATCTTTGGCGACAACTATTGGAAACAGTACAGCAATGGCAACATCAAACCATTACTAATGAAGCTGTGTTACGGGAGTTTGCCAAATTAGCCAATCTTGAGACATTTTATGCTTTCCCCGGCGCGAAACTGCTTGCGCAAATCGAAGAAGCGATTGAGGAAGATGATAGTGAATTAGCGGAAACCTTGATCTCTGAAGTCTCTTTGGCGATTTTAACGCGGGATTATAAATCAGAAGATTACACGCCCAATGAGTTTCAGCTTCATTCAGAGGAGCGGGAGCGTAAAAAGCAGGGGCATCATAATCGCCCTTACTTTGAAGTTTTAGTCGTGGCGAGTAATCAACATCGCTATGCAGAATCGTTACTCGAAGATTTTATGGAGCAACGCCGAAATGAAGATGATTTTATCTATGAAATTGTCTACGTAGAGAGCTATCAAGATGCCTATTCTGCGGTGATTCTCAATGGCAATATCAATAGCGTGATTATCTACGATAATATTGATTATGAAGCTAAGCATCCGGTTCCTTTTTTATTGCCGGCCTTGACCCATTTAGATGGGCAAGTAGATCAAACGGATGAAGCGCATTTAGCCTTGCAATTAGTAGATACCTTGAGCCATTATCGCCCTGAGTTAGATCTCTATCTCGTTTCTGATCGCTATTCAGAGGAAGTATCAAGCGATGAGAGAGCACAGCAGATTCGCCGAATTATCTATGCTTCTGAAGATGTGTTAGATCTGCATCTTTCGATTTTGGAGGGCATTCGTGATCGTTATCAAACGCCTTTCTTTGACAATCTCAAAGAGTATACCAAGCGGCCGATTAGTACTTTCCATGCATTACCCATTGCCCGAGGGAAGTCGATCTTTAATTCCGATTGGATTAGCGATATGGGAGAATTTTATGGTAAAAATCTCTTCTTAGCGGAATCCTCGGCGACAACAGGCGGGTTAGATAGTCTCTTAGAACCTACCGGTAATATTAAGATTGCCCAAGAGAAAGCGGCGCGAGCCTTTGGTGCCGATCATTGCTACTTTGTCACAAATGGTACAAGTACCTCTAATAAGATTGTGCTAATGGCGATAGCGAAGCCCGGCGATATTATTGTAGTGGATCGAAATTGCCATAAATCTCACCACTATGCGATGGTGTTAGGCGGATTGAAACCCTATTATGTGGAAGCGTACCCAATGAGGGAATACTCGATGTATGGGGCAGTTCCGCTAATTGAGATTAAACGGGCGCTCTTAAACCTCAAACGAGAAGGGAAGTTAGATCGAGTCAAGGCGGTCGATTTAACTAACTGTACTTTTGATGGTCACGTCTATAATACGCGCCGAGTGATGGAAGAGTGTTTAGCGATTAAGCCTGATTTGGTTTTCCTTTGGGATGAAGCGTGGTTTGGATTTGCGCATTGGTCCCCATTTTTACGGCCTCGTACGGCGATGGGCGCGGCAGAAGATATCGAATATTGGCTACAAACAGCGGAAGCAGAAGAGAGCTATCAAGCACAGCAGTTGCAATTAGGGGAGAATCCTAATGAGGAAGTATTGCTCAATACCCGACTAATTCCTAATCCAAAGCAGGTTAAAATTCGAGTTTATCAAACAAACTCAACACATAAATCGCTCTCGGCACTGCGACAAGCATCGATGATATTGGTAAAAGATGTGCAATTTTATGCTATTGAACCGCAATTGAAAGAAGCGATTTTTACCCACGCAACCACAAGCCCGAATCAGCAGATTATAGCAACACTCGATCTTGCCCGCCGGCAGATGGAGCTTGAAGGGTATCGCTTGGTATCTAATGCGTTACAGATCGCCTTAGATATTCGGACCCAAATTGCCAATCATCCTGTGATTGCTAAATATTTCTCAATCTTAACGCCGGCAGAGATGATTCCGCCAACGCTTAGGAGCACAGGTTATGAGGATTATTTTGCCACGAAAGATAATTGGCACAGTTTAGCGCAAAGTATTGCTGAGGATGAATTCTTCTTAGATCCCACAAGAATGACTTTAGTATGTGGTCGCGCAGGCTTAAATGGGACGGAATTTAAGAATCTCTTAGCCGATCGCTTTAATATTCAGGTGAATAAAACTTCTCGAAATTCGATTTTGATTCAATCAAATATCAATAATACTCGGAGTGATGTGGCGCATCTCATTAATGTACTCTTAACGATCTCGCTTGAGATTGAGGAGCAGATACGGCATTCCGGCCCTGATTTTGTGGCGCTCTTTGAGGAGAAAGTGGCAAGTTTAATGGAAGATGTGCCTGATCTACCTAACTTTAGCCATTTCGCCTCGCAATATCGGAAAGATGTCGCCGGCGCTGTTGCTGTCGAGGGAGATATTCGTACCGCCTTTTTCGCGAGTTGGGATGCCGAGCAGTGTGATTATATTAAGCTTTGTAGCGAGGAGTGTGATCAGCGCCTGATCAATGGACCTGAGATGATTTCCGCGAAGATGGTCATCCCTTATCCGCCGGGGTTCCCGATCTTAGTGCCGGGGCAGGTAATTACCCAAGATGCGATTGATTTTATGCGTAAACTCGATGTGAAAGAGATTCACGGCTATGATGAAGCGCGTGTTTTACAATTAATTCAAGCTTATCACAAGGTTGATTAA
- a CDS encoding GMC family oxidoreductase — translation MSTKIYDADVIVIGSGAVGSNVANELAMKGKSVILLEAGPSIPRWKLLENFKNSGRHYDRNNAYPNNPWAPTSNQEGYLENIGSFNMMPGMLKLVGGTTAHWGGATWRYTPSDFKIKTLYGVGRDWPMTYDDLEPYYVRAEYAIGVAGNDIEDQSGVNPGKAFPPRSKPYPIEPEADIYMTTKIKEALEPAGIAVIHEPTVRIPKSYDGRPGCQGNNNCDQICPIGTLYNGSVHAMRSVRNGAQLITEAVVHKIIVGKDNKIEAIQYLKPDGSEHTLTAKAFVIAAHSFESAKLLMMNDVANSSDMVGRNLMDHVGISMNFLAKEPMWMGRGPVQQATVNQWREGDFRSQYSANKHSFANNNPQVDIASKLIAQGYMGTELDEKIMDWSSRWVSIYTFFEQLPDPKNRIMPNPNWKDSIGLPGIKIHYDVDSYVQRGAEAAKDQYRLITRLMGGESLTINTDWENHDHLMGTLIMGDNPKDSVTNHEGRTFDHDNLFIASVGLIPAGGVVNPTLTAIALGIRTADIIAREV, via the coding sequence ATGAGTACAAAAATATATGATGCTGATGTGATCGTCATCGGTTCCGGAGCAGTGGGATCAAATGTGGCGAATGAACTCGCAATGAAAGGAAAATCGGTTATTTTACTAGAAGCAGGCCCGAGTATTCCTCGCTGGAAGCTGCTTGAAAACTTTAAAAACTCTGGTCGCCACTATGATCGTAACAACGCTTATCCCAATAATCCTTGGGCACCTACGAGTAATCAAGAAGGCTATCTTGAGAATATCGGTTCATTTAATATGATGCCGGGCATGCTCAAACTTGTAGGGGGTACAACAGCTCACTGGGGCGGTGCTACATGGCGCTATACACCTAGTGACTTTAAAATCAAAACGCTCTATGGTGTCGGTCGCGATTGGCCAATGACCTATGACGATTTAGAACCTTATTATGTTCGTGCTGAATATGCGATCGGTGTTGCTGGCAATGATATTGAAGATCAATCTGGCGTTAATCCGGGAAAAGCATTCCCACCTCGCTCAAAACCTTATCCAATTGAGCCTGAAGCAGATATCTATATGACCACAAAGATCAAAGAAGCGCTTGAGCCTGCAGGTATTGCTGTGATTCATGAGCCTACTGTGCGAATTCCAAAATCTTACGATGGTCGTCCTGGTTGTCAAGGTAATAACAACTGTGATCAGATCTGCCCGATCGGTACGCTATACAATGGCTCAGTGCATGCAATGCGTTCTGTACGTAATGGCGCACAACTCATTACAGAAGCTGTTGTTCATAAAATTATTGTCGGTAAAGATAACAAAATTGAAGCAATTCAATATCTAAAACCCGATGGTAGTGAACATACCTTAACCGCTAAAGCCTTTGTTATTGCGGCACATAGTTTTGAGTCAGCTAAATTACTGATGATGAATGATGTTGCAAATTCATCAGATATGGTCGGCCGAAACCTCATGGACCACGTCGGTATCTCTATGAATTTCCTCGCAAAAGAACCAATGTGGATGGGGCGTGGACCTGTACAGCAAGCCACTGTTAATCAATGGCGTGAAGGAGATTTTAGATCTCAATACTCTGCGAATAAACATAGTTTTGCGAATAATAACCCTCAGGTAGATATTGCGTCTAAATTAATTGCGCAAGGTTATATGGGAACAGAGCTTGATGAAAAGATCATGGATTGGTCATCTCGTTGGGTCTCTATCTACACATTCTTTGAACAATTACCAGATCCTAAGAATCGAATTATGCCAAATCCAAATTGGAAAGATAGTATTGGTCTACCAGGCATTAAGATCCATTATGACGTGGATAGTTATGTACAGCGTGGTGCTGAAGCAGCAAAAGATCAATATCGCTTAATTACGCGCTTAATGGGTGGAGAATCTCTTACGATTAATACCGATTGGGAAAATCATGATCACTTAATGGGAACACTCATTATGGGAGATAATCCGAAAGATTCTGTCACAAATCATGAAGGCCGTACATTTGATCATGACAATCTCTTTATCGCCTCTGTTGGGTTAATTCCTGCAGGAGGGGTTGTTAATCCCACATTAACAGCAATTGCCCTCGGCATTCGTACCGCAGATATCATTGCAAGGGAGGTATAA